The DNA segment ACCCCCAGCACATAACAGCTGCTCAACACATTCGCGAGGGGAACGCTGAGCAAAGCGGAGGCCCGGGTTCCCTCCTGGAGAAACCTGCTTCCCTTCCACGGCCTCAAGCGTCCCCTCCTTCATGACCTCAGTCGTTGATTTCGGCTGCACTTCCTTTCCCTGGGGGAGCTTTCAACGCTCCGCCGTCCAGGCCGCTGGGCCCCGCAGCCCGGTCCCGCTCTCTCGGGCTGGGCCCCCCGGCAGCCGTGGGCTGGCCCCGCAGAGGACCTGTCTGGCCTTCGCTTCCTCAAGCGTAAATCGGGCGGCGGGGGCTGCAGAGCCTTCACCTCTTCCTCTGCCCCAGGATGTCGGAGAGACCGCAGCCCAGCCTCCGCCACCACAAAGCTGCTTAACGGGCAGCGCGAGTCCCTCGGGCACCGTTGGATGCAGTTGCTCACCGTTGGGCACGTGCTTTAAGAAGCACGAGGATGTCGAGTGTCAAATGCCGCAAAGGGCTCAGAGCTCGCCGCCAAGGGGCGTGGCCTCCGGGCCGCGGAGGCCTCTGGGAGTTGTAGTCCCGCCTCAGCATGTGGtggcctctttaaaaaaaaaaaaactggccctTAGGTCCGTCGCTGCCTCGGTGTCCCTGTCGGGCTTCCCAGCAGCGGCCTAGTGGAAAAGTAAAAGATGTCTGAATATATTCGGGTAACCGAAGATGAGAACGATGAGCCCATTGAAATACCATCGGAAGACGATGGGAAGGTGCTGCTGTCCACGGTTACAGCCCGGTTTCCAGGGGCGTGTGGGCTTTGCTACGGGAATCCAGTGTCTCAATGTATGAGAGGTGTCCGGCTGGTAGAAGGAATTCTGCATGCCCCCGATGCTGGCTGGAGAAATCTGGTGTATGTTGTCAACTATCCGAaaggtaacaaaagaaaaatgggtgAGACAGATGCTTCATCAGCAGTGAAAGTGAAAAGACCCGTTCGATTGAATAGTGTTGGGTCTCCCGTGGAAAACAACTGAACAGGACCTGAAAGAGTATTGTAGTACCTTTGGAGAAGTTCTTATGGTGCAGCAAAGCCAAGATGAGCCTTTGAGAAGCAGAGAAGTGTTTGTGGGGCGCTGTACAGAGGACATGACTGAGGATGAGCTGTGGGAGTTCTTCTCTCAGTATGGGGATGTGATGGATGCCTTCATCCCCAACCCGTTCAGGGCCTTTGCCTTTGTTCCATTTGCAGAGGATCAGATTGCTCAGTCTCTTTGTGGAGAGCACTTGATTAAAGGAATCAGTGTTCATATATCCAATGCCGAACCCAAGCACAATGGCAATAGACAGAAAGAAGTGGAAGATTTGGTGGTATTCCAGGTGGCTTTGGGAATCGGTGGATTTGGTAATAGTAGAGGGGGTGGAGCTGGTTTGGGAAACAATCAAGGTAGTAATATGGGTGGTGGGATAAACTTCGGTGCGTTCAGCATTAATCCAGTCATGATGGCTGCCCCCCAGGCAGCGCTACAGAGCAGTTGGTGTACGATGGGCGTGTTAGCCAGCCAGCGAACCAGCCAGGCCCATCGGATAATAACCAAAGCCAAGGCAACATGCAGAGGGAGCCAAACCAGGCCTTCGGTTCTGGAAATAACTCTTATAGTGGTTCTAATTTTGGTGCAGCAATTGGTTGGGGATCAGCATCAAATGCAGGGTTGGCAGTGGTTTTAATGGCGGCTTTGGCTCAAGCGTGGATTCTAAGTCTTCTGGCTGGGGAATGTAGACAGTGGGGTTGTGGTTGGTTGGTATAGAATGGTCGGAATTCAACTTTTTCTAAACTCATGGTAAATACATTGTAAAATACATATGTACTAAGAATTTTCAAAATTGGTTTGTTCAATGTGGAGTATATTCAGCagtatttttgacatttttctttagaaaaaggaACAGCTAAAGGAATTTTATAAGTTTTGTTACATGAAAGGTTGAAATATTGAGTGGCTGAAAGTGAACTGCTGTTTGCCTGATTCGTAAACCAACATACTACAATTGGTATCAAAAGGTTTCTCCGGTCATATTTTATCCCTGGACTGGTCAAGTGAATTCTTTGCATGTTCAAAATGGAAGCCATGGATTAGAACTACGTTCTTTAttccttgttttaatttgaacCCCACcatatggatttttttccttaagaaaatcTCCTTTTAGGAGATCATGGTGTCACAGTttggttcttttgttttgttttttaacacttGTCTCCCCTCAAATACAAAAGTACAATATGAAGCCTTCATTTAATCTCTGTAGTTCATCTCATTTCAAATGTTTATGGAAGAAGCACTTGATTGAAAGTAGTGCTGTGAATATTCTGCCATAGGAACCCTTCTGTCTACATGCTTTCTCCTTCAAGAATTCGTCATCACGCATCACAGGCCGCGTCTTTGACGGTGGGTGTCCCATTTTTATCCGCTACTCTTTATTTCATGGAGCCGTATAAACGCTCTGAACGCAAGGCTGTGATATGGAACCAGAAGGCTGTTTGAACTTTTGAAACCTTGTGTGGGATTGACGGTGGTACCGAGGCATGAAAGGCTAGTATGAGTGAGAAAAGGAGAGAGCACGTGCAGAGACTTGATGGTGTATAACGGATATTTTTCAACTTGGCGAGATGTGTCTCTCAATCCTGCGGCTTTGGTGGCAGTGTGCAGACAGCAATGATAGCAAATAACGTACGAATGTTTTTTGCATTCAAAGGACATCCACATCTGTTGGAAGACTTTAAGTGAGTTTTTGTTCTTAGATAGCCCACTTTATTTGAACGTGTTAAGTGAAATGATACTCGTACTCCGCCTACCCCTTTGTCAACTGCTGTGAATGCTGTATGGTGTGTGTTCTCTTCTGTTACTGATATGTAAGTGTGGCAATGTGAACTGAAGCTGATGGGCTGAGAACATGGACTGAGCTTGTGGTGTGCTTTGCAGGAGGACTTGGAAGCCGAGTTCACCAGTGAACTCTGATGTCTCAAAGAAGGGTAGAAGTTCTAATGTCTGTTAGCTACCCATAAGAATGCTGTTTGCTGCAGTTCTGTGTCCTGTGCTTGGATGCTTTTTATAAGAGGTGTCATTGTTGGAAATTcttaaataaaactgataaaaaaaaaaaaaaaaatctaagtaaagGGGTTGGAACTACATCTCCCAGGAGGCCCCGCGGCTCGCCTCTGGCGGGGCGGGGCTGGAGGGGGCGTGGTCAAGGCCTCGGTTCCTCCGAGCACCTCCCAGCGCACGGCGCTCCTCGAACCCGGCTCCAGGGGGCTCGGTATTCCCCAGCGCCGGCTCCGGGCAGTCCCGGAAGGGCTCAAGGGCTGGGCGCGCTGGCTGATCGAGACCGTCCGGGTCCTGGCTCTCGGGTCACTTGCAGAAGCCTGAGCAGAGCGTGGGGAGGGCTGGAACGGGGGAGCCCCGGGGAGCGGAGGTGCTGAACCGGGTAGAGTCTTGAAGGTCGCGGtcaggaagggagtggagtgggaggGAGTCAGAGGCCTGCTGCGGAGGCCCAGGTTAGAAACGAGGCTGCTTTGGACTCGGTCGGTGGCAAAGAAGACGACACGTGGAGGCAGCGCTTAGAAGTAGAGCtcggccgggcttggtggctcacgcctgtaatcccagcactttgggaggcctaggcgggcagatcacgaggtcaggagatcgagaccatcctggctaacacggtgaaaccccgtctctactaaaaatacaaaaaattagccgagcgtggtggcgggcgcctgtagtcccagctactcgggaggctgaggcaggagaatcgtttgaacccaggaggcagaggttgcagtgagccgagatctcgccgctgcactccagcctgggcgacagagactccgtctcaaaataacaataataataataataataaataaaaataaaaaagaagtgctCATGGGCTTGACTGATAGGAAGTGGGATGGCGGGAAGAGGGTGAACTTGAGGGTGACGTCTGGATTTTTTTGCTCAATCCATGGGGTGCCAAGAAGTGGGAATGCCTGCGGATCTGTTGTTTTGGTGGTGTTGTGAGCCCATCTGACATCTAAGTGCAGTCACTGAGTGGACAGGAGGATGGAGAGGAGCCAGCCGCCTGGAGAGGGGCTTTGAATCAAGGGTACGGGATTGGCAAAACGGGCCAGATGGTGTCACTGGGTGTAGGGGTGGTGGGGAAGGCTGAGGACAGAGCCTTGGGAAGAACACGTCCAGGTGGAGGTCGGCAGGGAGGAGCATTGAGTACAGGGGACTGAGGATGGCCGGTGAGGTAGAAGGAAGGCTGGTGTGGTGCCCTTGAGAATGGAGGAGGAGCCTCCAGATGGATGAGTCATAACCCACGAGAGGTGAGGTTGACATGCAGACATGCCCACTGGGTTGGGGAACATGCTCGTCACTGGAGATTTTGACTGTGCAGTTCCAGTGGAAGGGTGGCCAATAGCttgattggaaaggaatgaagaGGAATGGGATGTGTGGAAGTGGAGGCAGTAAGTGTAGATGACGCTTTCAAGGAATTTTTCTTTCAAGCAATGAGACAGAGGCTAACAGTATGTCAGATCCAGGGAGGTTCTTCCGAGTGAAGGTATTCACATTACAGCCTGTTTGTAGGTTAATGAGAATGATCCAGAAGGGAGGAGAAGCTAATGGTGCAGTGGAGAGCAGGGTCCCTGAGCAGGTGAGCAGGGATGGGGGCCCATGCCCATGTGGGAAGCAGGTGCCACACTGCTTCACGATGGAAGGCAGAACGCCTGGGCCAGGGTGCGGGCAGGTGTCACAGAGAATGTCCTTCATGACCACATCCTAATTCCCAGAACCCGCGAATATGctactttacatggcaaaagggactttgcaaatgCAATTAAGAATTAAGCTAAAGACCTTCatatagggagattatcctggatccTCCAGGGGGCTGGTGTCATCACAAGGATCTTTAAAAGTAGAAGGAGGAGACGTGACCACGGAAGAAGGGTCAGAGAGACGCAATGCTTCCGAGGAACtttgaggatggaggaagggaccatccgccaaggaatgtgggtggtCCCTGAATgaagaggcaggagaaggaacacagccctgcctgccaacaccttgatcttggcccAGTGAATCCTGACAGACTTCTAACCCGTGGAACTGCAAGATAATAACCGTTGTGTTTGAAGCCACCAAGAGTGTGGTCATTGGTTTTGGCAGCCATAGAAAAGTAATACAGTGGGTCAGGGATCTGGGTGGGAAGGAGACAGCCCCAGAGAAGGGCTTGTGGGAGGCCTGGGGGTGCTGGGAGAGGAGCTGGTAGCTGACTGGGAAGCTGGTGGCCCCAGGCTGCACTGCAGGCAAGAGCAGCTCTCAGCCCCAGAAGGCCAACAGTGGTCACTGGTGTGGGAGCCAGTTTACATTTCCAAAAGAAGCTGCACTCGAGGAGTACTGTGAAGCTGACTTTAGGGCTGGAGGGGCATGGGGCCAGAGTTCTGGGTTAGTGGCTTCTGACCCCGGTCCTAGCAATGCTTTTACTCCAGGTCAGCCTCCTGCACCTTGCCTCCTGGGCTTCCCCTTCACGCCCTCCTAGGGCCTCTGGAAAGGTGTGATGAGTGGACTTGAGAGGTGAAAGTTGCTCCTTTGAGCAGTCCGTGGCTGATGCTCCCTCACTGGCATGGCCTCTGGGTGCTATTGGGAGCCAGGGCTTTCAGGATTGCCCATTATCCATCTGTGTCCCTATGGGCACATCCTACATCAGTCTGTCTGAGGACATTAAAATAATCCCAGGAATGATATTTCCATTGCTCAAGCCTTCGTTTGTGGCGCTGGCTCCCCCACTGCCCCAGTAGCTCAGCTCCAGATGATAAAGTGAAGCTGCATCTGGTTATAGCCCAGTGGCTTCTATAATTGAATTGAGATGAGCCAGAGTGAACCTCAAACTTTGAAACACCCCTGGGGGCCAGGACCTGCTGGGGGCTTTTGTAAAGGGGCTGCTGGGAAAGGTGTTAAGTCAAAAGCACGTGTCCAGAGAGGTGACCCCGACGCCAATGCTAAGTTGTCACACCTCGGCCCTAGCCTGGGGGCTACCAACCCACAGTGAGAAGCTGCTGCTTTGGGGTCCTGGAGCAGGAGGAGGGGGCTAGGGTAACTGTGGCAGTGACTTCAGCCGGCTGACCACGTGCTATCTGCAGGTCTGGCCCAGCCCAAGAGGGCAGGGTCCCGCACCCCAGCTGCCCATCCTGCCACCCTCCATCCCTGAGGGTTCTGACCTCCTGGACCCAGTTTGACCTAAGGCTCAAGCCCCCTGGGGCCTCGGTGCTTTCATTTCAGGCCACAAACTGGGTGAGTCTCCTTGACCCTGAAGTCAATGGCAGCAGTGGGGAAGTTCCTTCTTCAGTCAAGATAAGCAACAACCTCACACAAGTAGACTGATGTCTATGTCATGCTCGTGGGTCCTAAAACAGGTCTTTGAAAGATACTTTCAAGCCAAATGGGTAGCAATtaggcattattttattattcctgAAGCTCATGAACAAGAAAATGGCACAGAGACAGGTCATCTCCCTATTGCTGAGTTACCCTGGAGACAAGCCTCATGCAAACAAAATCCTTCTCCAGGACACACACAATGCCTAAGAACAGGCTGGGCCTGAGGACCTGCCTAGCATGGGGGACAGAAGTACTGCCTGTTGCAGAGACAGCCACGGAGTGCATCCCCACCACCATCACACTGCTCACTCTGCTGAGAAAGGGTGAGGTTTTAAAGGACATTCACCAGCCTCAGATGCAGGGGAAATGTGCTTCGTTTAGCATGTACACATCTGACACATTAATGACACATCACTCAACAATACTTCAAGGGTAACTAACTCCAAAATTCTTTATTTAGTAAAATTGTCACATTTGATGTCAATGGAATACACAAACTCAAGTGTGCTACAAACAAGATGTACAGAGCATCACAGCTCTGGGCAGTGCTGCAGAGTGCACCTGCCTCTCGTCTCCCCGCTGAAGTGGCAAGTTCAAGCTTTTGTTTAGCCCAGGGCTGCCTGGAACACTAGTGCCCAGCACCATTCCTGCCACCTCTGCCCCCAGAGCCCGCACAGGGCTGGTGAAGGCTGGGCAGGTGAACCTGGGAGAGCGCTGGTAGCTCTACAAGATTCTTCCTCCTGCCTGtggctccctccctccacccaccccagagCTGCAGGGTCCCTAAAAGTTTCTTAAGAAACGAGGCTGGGGCCTGACTGGGCTGGTCACCAGGGGCTGCCCTGGAAGCCATCCAtcggaggagggagggaagacctGGGAGACTTCAGGGCCCTACCCCACCACATCTGAAcccctgggaggagggagagatccAGGGAGGGCCGGGCCCACCCCCGCAGGACTCTGGCTGGCATCGGTCACCAAGGCCTCCAGACACTCTGGGCAATTTGGGCTGCGGTCAGGCTGCCCAGGGCTGCAGGCACCAAGTCAGGCCCCTCAGCAGGAGCCCGACTCAGTTCAGCCTCAGGGGCCTCCTCCAGGTCGGAGCACAGGTCGTCCCCGGGACCGGGGGGACTGGGTATCGGGGATCCCGGAGCGCCCCCCGCAGGCCAGCCACTCCGCCCAGGGGCTCCAGGTGGCCCCGCCAGGGCGTCCCCCAGCAGATCCTGGAAGCTGCTGCCCTCACGCAGCGGCATGGACTCGAGCAGATGGTTCAGGAGCTCGGCAGCGACGGTGGCGTCGATGGCCTGGCACGTGGACACGAACGTGTGCACCTCGTGCATGCACTGGATGTAGCCGGCAGCGAAGCGCTCGCTGGCTTCCGCCTGCAGCTGCTCGCGCTCTGGGccggagggtgggagggagagagccGCATCCCGCGCGGTGAGCGGCGACAGCGTGGCCCAGCCCACCCGGCCCGCGGCTCACCCAGGAGACGCGGGGGCGCACCCTGCTCCGGGGGAAGCCCTCGCCGCCTACAGGACAGGGGCGCCGGGAGGGAAGTCCTCCGTCTGGCGGGGGTTACAGGAGCCTGCGTCCGGCGCCCCCGCCCGCCCCGCCGCCACTCACCGCGCGCCCGGCCCCGCAGCACACCCTGGACCCGCCGCACCGTCAGCTCCAGCACCTCGGCGTTCTCCAGCTTGGCCTGCACCTGCGCCGGCGGGAAGGGCGGTGAGCCGGCAGCGCGCTCCCGGACCCGCCCGCCCGCAGCCCCACGGCGCCTGCCCGGCCGCCGCACCTCGGCGCCCGCCAGCAGCAGCCGCAGCTCCTGCAGGCTTTCGTTGATCCGCGCGCGCCGCTTCTTCTCCACCAGGGGCTTCCGGGCCTGCGGGGAGCGGGGCACTGAGTCCCAGCCCCGCACGGCCTCCCACCCGCTTGCTCGCCCACGGCCCCGGCCCGCACCTTGCGGTCCCCTCTCGTCTCCCAGCCGTCCTCATCCTCACGGCCCACACGGTCCCGGCCGGGCGCCGCAGGTGGCGCCATGCCCGCTCCGCCGGGGACGTGGCGGGGACTGGGAGCAGCTGGGACGGGGAGCGCCGGCGCCCTCCGCTGCCCCGCGGCCGCCCAGCAGCAGCCCAGCCGTCCGCGCTCCTTTCGGCTTCCGGCCCGCCACTGTCCCGCCCCTTTTATAGCCACTTATTTGCATTTAAATGCGCCGATTGGCCGCGCGGGCCCGGGGCGGCCGACCGCGAGGCGCGCTGCAGCCAATCGGGGCAGCGCGCTTTGTGCGGCCCCGCGGCTCTGGCGGGCGGGCAGCTGGCTGAGCTAGGCGGGGCCCCCAGCCCGGCCTTCCCGAGACCCCCGCGGGGACGGCACCGGGGCGGCGACCCCGGGGAGCTGCGGCCCTGCCTGCGCTTGTTTCTCTCCGTCTGCTGCTCTAGGACCACTGATCTGCCGCGCGTGCGACCAGGCGTCCacccgtccgtccgtccgtccactCATTCCTTCacgcattaattcattcatttccctCTTTCACCGATGGCGCCTCCAGAGCTGAGCGCTCGGGCCACTGGCCCCAGGAGATGCGTCCCTGGTGTGCAGAGCCACAGTCAAGTCCGCGGTCTCTGGACCTAGAGGGGTTTCAGGTCCTGGCTGGGGTGGCTGCCAAGCCCCGGGGAGGCAGGGTCCACTGGGCAGCGGTGGCAAGGCGGCCCCTGAGTTTCTTCCGGACTCGTCCAGACGCCGGGCCAGACCCCCGACGCCGCCCTCCGCCAGCCTGGAGTCCTAGTGGGGCGGGGTCCCGGGTGCTCCCGCCCGCGCCGCTCTCCCCCGGGCTCTGCGGGTCACCACCCCCGCCCCCTCTGAGCTCTCCCATCTCCCCCTAGTCCCCTTTGGCCCCCGGggccccctccttcccttcccctgccccccgcccgcctccctcctcccctcctcgtCCTCCGCGCCCCGCCCCCCAGGCCCGCCGAAGCTGCCGTCTGGTCCCGTAACTTGATGCCCGTGACAGTTGGCAGCTGCGGCCGCTTCGGCGGAGAAAAGCGGCGGCCGCGCCAAGAGCGACAGGTGTTGGCCGCGCCTTTGTCTCGCGCGCTTTGTCCCGCGGGCAGGCGGCGGGCGCTTGTCCCGGCCAGACGCCCGCGACCCCCCCATCGCGGCGGGCCGCCCATCTGCTGGGTTCCTCTTGGCCGCGGGCGTGTTGCATGGGCGGTGGAGCCGCGCCCTCGGGCAGCGCCCTGGGGACCCCTGCCCAGCTCCTGCCCCGGCGTCAGTCCAGACGCTGCGTGGAGGAGCCGGAACACGGAGACGCCTTCTCGGACCCCAGCCGGCCGACCACCAGCCTGCCCCGCACAGCACCTGCCTTCCTCAGTCCCCACTACTCACCCGGGCTGGGATCGTCAGGGTCTGTTCTGAGCCCCTCCAGGCTATAAGCGTCCCTGGACAAGGGCACAGTCTGACCTAGGACCCCCTGTCCACCTCCCCGCACCCCCAGCAGAGCCTGGCCTCACAGAAGCGCTGGTAGGTAGGGAAGGTGAGGGGTGTCCCTGGCAGGATGGGCTGGAAGGCCGCGTGGGAGGGGAACGTCATGGGACCGCAGCAGCTGAGCGGAGCAGCAGGAGTAGGCTGCAGACCGACCGCCCCACTGCCCCTAGAGAGGTCTGACAGGCCTCCCACGGCCCCTTTACTTCCGCCTCTCCACCAGAGGGACCCCTGCAGGCTTCCCGCTGGGTGAGTTTGGTGAGAGGTTTCAAAGCTCCCAAAGTCACCTCACTGACCTCTGTAATTACCTGGAACCCCCTCCCGCCCGCTCCCAACTGTCCCTGCTCTGGCTCTTGGTTGCTCTATGAGCAGGGTCCTGAGATTTCCCCCAGCCCAGCATCACTCACCCGGATGTGAAACTACCCCTTTACTTCACAcactccccacctgcccagtagTGGGGCTGGCAGGGTGGGGCTGGAGTGGTGGATCCCAAGGAAGTGGATTACTGGCCTGTGACTTTACTCTGCTTCACCACTTAGACGTCACCCCAGGGAAGGAGAACCCGCACTCCCCCAAGTAACTACAATGACATTTCCACTACTTTGAGAAACTGTGatagggaaaaataaattcactGATATTTCCTGTAGTCCCAAGTTTGCAAACTGATTAACACTCCTCTCATTATCCAAACGAACAAGGCCGAGAAGATGTTTTAGGATGAGAGCATCCATAAATTGCTTTATGTTAGGCAATTTATATCGCAACAGGATGATCAGGGCCCCAAAAGAGGACTTTGGGTAAAGACTGACTGAACACTTGATTGGATGGGGAACTGGATTTGAGGGGCAAGGAGGACATGATAAAGGCAAATGgtgcaagcaaaaaaaaaaatgaaaaccaactaGGAACTCTAGGAAAAACAAACAGCTTCCCAAGaaatgtaatcctagcacattacTTGGCTCAGGAGACAACAATTTTCACAGTCACAACAATGTAACACTGTTCATACGGTTTTAACATTTAGAATTAATCTATAcagaaggcaaggaaggattGTTTATGGTTATGGGACATGATATAAAGTTGACCTTGTAAAAACAAAAGGACAGGTGATAGGAGTTATGACAGAGTAGGCTAAAGGGAGGACTAGGGACCTCAAAAGCCTTGTCTGACAGTGGAGTGGGTGGGGGTTGAGGAATGCTGTCTGGAGTTGAGGGAAGGAGAAATTAAGCACTGGGATATGCCACAGTGTGACCAAGGACCCTTCAGGGAAAAGAGCTTAAGTAGAGAAGGCTGTACATCAGCAAAATCCTTCTCGGTTGTACTGGAAGTTGCCCAAGGTCCCCTCTGCAAGGCCAGCTTCAATTCCCTTTAGCGGTGCACTGGCCAGCTGGCATGGCCTTTTTGTCCCAGAAGCCTGGCCTATCTTGGGGTCACgaagccctccctccctccttcacagCAGCCTCCCCTAGCCAACACTTCCTGCCATTTGTCCCGTGGGCCAGTCCTGCCTTCAAAGTTTGCCTGAGTATGGACTTCTGAGCATTTGAGCCCTTTGATCCCCCTACAGCCAGAAACAGAGACCAGCAGAGGCTAGGCAGGGCGGTGGTTGCTGCGGGGGTACCCGTTAGCGGTGGGGGTGGCAGGCCATAAATCCCTGGGGGAACAAAGGCAGCTGTGGCCTGCAGACTGTCCAGGACCCTTGTGGGCAATCTGCCCAGGAGACTCAGAGAATCTCCGTTTGGTTTGGAAATAAAACCCTTGGGGTtatatagtaaataaaaatataattaagagtCTTCCAAAAGAACTCAGGTTCAGCGAAACAACCATATCTGGCCATTTAGAGCAGTTTGCAGAGGCCTCTGTGCTCGCTAGGAGGACTTTGCCTTTTATCCCATCAATACTTGGCGTTAGGCAGCCAGGCTAGCAGGCAGAGGAGAGCCCCTCCCTTCTGCTCAGGGAGCTCTCAGAGGCTGGGCATTGGGTTCAGGATCCATTCAGCTCTCTGCTCCCACCCCCAGGGTCATGGTTTGAAGAGTGGGAGGGATGGGGAGCAACTCTTCAGGCTTCCACAGTTTTGGCCTCACAAGGCTTCATTCATCACTGTGAAAGAAGGGCTGGGGTCAGGGGACTATGCTGCCCTGCCCGTATCATTCGCAATGGAGACATGTGACCTTTCTGGTGGAGCTTCCTGACCGCCCCACCTTTAGCCCTACCTAGCCCCATGACCAGAAGACAGGCAGCCAGCCTGGAAAGGCCAGGTAACCCAGGGCAGGGATGCAGGGAAGACAGAGGCAcgtggaggcagagctgggggcaCTCTGGGGCTGAGCCAGACAGCTGCACCCCTCCAGTTGAAAGTGAAAAGACTGGAGCATGACACGATTAGGTGTGCATTACACAGAGTTCACTCCTGCAGCCTgcaggagggtgtgtgtgtgacatgCACAGGAAGGAAGGGAACCAGCAAGAAGCAAACGCTATAAGGGAGCTGACCACCAGGAGGCCTTTGGGATGTAAGATTCTTTAATGCAGAATTCCtggagttcttttaaaaaaaaatttaaaaaataatctctgaTCTCTACTCAGGTTTTCCTTTGTGCTATGTGAAAAATAcatacaagtaaaaataaaaatatacttgctTTATTTACCAATTTTCTAAAAGGCAAACAGGTCATAAAAAGACACAAGCAGTCAAACAGATCTATTGCACTGGGTAAAGAAAGTTTGGTTTGCACACAAACAAACCACTTGTCCGGCAAGGCTCAACAAATCATCACACAAACTCTGAGAGCTTATTTACATATCTCTTtaggaatatattaaaaagaaggctcagtttaaaatagagaaaaagtgtTTAACACCTGTGTAAGCACACACACTAACGAAAACATGACTTGATGCTTGGCATCAtgtaaacaaattcacaagatgATCCTGTTAAGTCAACTGCTTGGCACACGCTGAAGCTACAGTTAACAATCAATGAGcgtatattaaataataaaataatgctgATGGTAAACATTCATAACAGCAGAGTAAGATTTTGGCAGTTTTGTGTTTCGGTAACATAACTGTAACCTTAGATTAACATCTATCCCTTCATGATCTGACTTTAGAGGCAAGGAGTTTGTAACATCTAATTGCCCTAAGAATGCAGACTGCTACCTTATCATAGGCATAGGCAGGTGATGTTACTTggtaaattaacaaaaaattaaagtgttcttgtatttatgaaaaataggtttaatagTCAGGCATAAGATGGTTTTACGATGAAAACCTAGTGGATTACCAAGATATTTCACCTccatcaaaaaacagaaaaccctgGTCccagtcgggcgtggtggctcacgcctgtaatcccagcactttgggaggccgaggtgggtggatcacttgaggtcaggagttcgagaccagcctggccaacatggtgaaaccctgtctctactaaaaatacaaaaaattagctgggtgtggtggcagtcgcctgtagtcccagctgctcaggaggctgaggcaggagaatcgcttgaacctgggaggcagacgttgcagtgagccaagatggcgccactgcactccagcctgggcaaaaagagagaaactccatctaaaaaaaaaaaaaaagaaaaccctcgtCCCTTTTAAGCCTCATAGTCTTGGTCCAATTTTAAGTCAACTGTTCTTCAGTGATAACTCTGAATTCCCACCAGGGACCAATATTAAATTTTCTGAACCATCTTTGGAACATACAATGCAACATGAGGTTTTGTAAAAAGCTAGGCAGACTGGCCTGACTTTTCCCCAAGTGTC comes from the Symphalangus syndactylus isolate Jambi chromosome 8, NHGRI_mSymSyn1-v2.1_pri, whole genome shotgun sequence genome and includes:
- the HES6 gene encoding transcription cofactor HES-6 isoform X1, with amino-acid sequence MAPPAAPGRDRVGREDEDGWETRGDRKARKPLVEKKRRARINESLQELRLLLAGAEVQAKLENAEVLELTVRRVQGVLRGRAREREQLQAEASERFAAGYIQCMHEVHTFVSTCQAIDATVAAELLNHLLESMPLREGSSFQDLLGDALAGPPGAPGRSGWPAGGAPGSPIPSPPGPGDDLCSDLEEAPEAELSRAPAEGPDLVPAALGSLTAAQIAQSVWRPW
- the HES6 gene encoding transcription cofactor HES-6 isoform X2 gives rise to the protein MAPPAAPGRDRVGREDEDGWETRGDRKARKPLVEKKRRARINESLQELRLLLAGAEAKLENAEVLELTVRRVQGVLRGRAREREQLQAEASERFAAGYIQCMHEVHTFVSTCQAIDATVAAELLNHLLESMPLREGSSFQDLLGDALAGPPGAPGRSGWPAGGAPGSPIPSPPGPGDDLCSDLEEAPEAELSRAPAEGPDLVPAALGSLTAAQIAQSVWRPW
- the HES6 gene encoding transcription cofactor HES-6 isoform X3: MAPPAAPGRDRVGREDEDGWETRGDRKARKPLVEKKRRARINESLQELRLLLAGAEVQAKLENAEVLELTVRRVQEREQLQAEASERFAAGYIQCMHEVHTFVSTCQAIDATVAAELLNHLLESMPLREGSSFQDLLGDALAGPPGAPGRSGWPAGGAPGSPIPSPPGPGDDLCSDLEEAPEAELSRAPAEGPDLVPAALGSLTAAQIAQSVWRPW
- the HES6 gene encoding transcription cofactor HES-6 isoform X4 produces the protein MAPPAAPGRDRVGREDEDGWETRGDRKVQAKLENAEVLELTVRRVQGVLRGRAREREQLQAEASERFAAGYIQCMHEVHTFVSTCQAIDATVAAELLNHLLESMPLREGSSFQDLLGDALAGPPGAPGRSGWPAGGAPGSPIPSPPGPGDDLCSDLEEAPEAELSRAPAEGPDLVPAALGSLTAAQIAQSVWRPW
- the HES6 gene encoding transcription cofactor HES-6 isoform X5; protein product: MAPPAAPGRDRVGREDEDGWETRGDRKARKPLVEKKRRARINESLQELRLLLAGAEVQAKLENAEVLELTSASSCRRKPASASLPATSSACTRCTRSCPRARPSTPPSLPSS